The following is a genomic window from Ethanoligenens harbinense YUAN-3.
CCTCATCCCGCTGCTTAAGCTGCTCCGGGAGCGCAGCACCCCGGTCTATGCTATGATTGCTCCGGCGTTTTCGGGGCAGTTCACCGCCGAGGTCACGTCCGGCCGGCTGCGCACAGCGTTTAAGCGGCTGGGGTTCTACGGCATGATCGAAGTGGCGCTGTTCGCAGATATCCTTACCCTCAAGGAAGCGCTGGAGTTCGACCAGACGATTCAAAGCGATGAAGATTTCATGCTCACCAGCTGTTGCTGCCCCATGTGGGTGGCGCTCATCAAAAAAGGGTTCAGTGAGCTCATTCCCCATGTGCCGCCGTCGGTTTCCCCCATGGTGGCCTGTGGGCGCACCATCAAGAAAATACACCCCGAGGCCAAGACGGTCTTCATCGGCCCGTGCATCGCCAAAAAGGCCGAGGCGCGCCAGCCCGACGTGGCCGATGCCGTGGATTTTGTCCTGACCTTTGACGAGGTGGGCCAGATGTTTGCGGACGCGGAACTCGACCTGCCCAATCTGCCCGAAGACATGAGCGACCACTCCTCCACAGCCGGACGTATCTACGCGCGCACCGGCGGCGTGAGCCAGGCGGTGCAGGCAACGCTCGACCGCCTGCGCCCCGACCATAAGATCCCGCTGCGGGCTATCCAGGCCGACGGCATCGTGGCCTGCAAACAGCTGCTGGCCGATCTCAAGGACGGTAAGATCAAAGCTAATTTCATGGAAGGCATGGGCTGTAAGGGCGGCTGTGTGGGCGGGCCCAAATCGCTGTTGCCAAAAGAAGAGGCGACCGGGCATGTCAACGCCTACGGCGAGCAGGCCGGCTACGCCACACCGGCCGACAACCCCTATGTGCTGGAGATTTTGCGACGACTGGGATTCGATACCATCGAAAGCCTGCTCGAGCGGGACAATACCTTTATCCGCGAGTTTTAACAAAAACCGGTGCGTCGGGATGTTCCCGCCGCGCCGGTTTCGGCATCTGTAGGAGAGAGACAAAACACCATGAAAAACAGAAAATAGCTCCGGGCTCTTCTCATCCTGGCCGCGGCGGTGTGTGTCGCCGCAGGAGCTTTTGCGGCGGGCCTGCTCCATTTGGGGACGGGCGGCGCGTCCTCACGGGGAGCGTCTTCCTCGCAGGCGGCGGGTTCTTCTTCACAACAAGCCTCTTCTTCACAGTCCGCCAGAATATGGGCGACTACACGACCATGATCGGCACCTATCTGGTGGATCAGCACAACGGCATTCTCTATAAACAAAACACCGTAAGCGGACAGTATGAACGGCAGTCGTTCCGTGCGGAGATGTGATGGACGGATTTCCGTAAAAGTTTTCCTGTTTAGCACGGAAAAATGTGTATTGACTAAAATCTCACAAGGGTTATAATGAAAAGAGTGGCGGATTTCCGGCGCGCGCGGTATGGCGCGCGCCGCGCCCAAACCCTCTTTGCGGGCAGCGCGCCCGCCCGACCGAAGCCCGTTTGCCGGGCAAACAAAACTGGAGGTTATACGATTGAACAGCAGGGTTTACAATTTTTCCGCCGGCCCGTCCATGTTGCCGGAGCCGGTGCTCTCACGCGCCGCAAGCGAGATGCTCAACTATCAGGGCTCAGGCCAGTCCGTGATGGAGATGTCACACCGGTCAAAAGTTTTTGATGGCATCATCGTGCGGTGCGAGGAGCTGCTGCGCAAAGTATTGGGCATTCCGTCAAACTACAAAGTCCTGTTTTTGCAGGGCGGCGCTTCCAGTCAGTTCGCCATGATCCCGCTCAACCTGATGAACGGCAGCGGCAAGGCCGATTATATCCTCACCGGCCAGTGGGCCACCAAAGCACAGAAAGAGGCCGCGCGCTATGGCGATGCGCGTGTTGTCGCCTCCTCGAAAGATAAGACGTTCACCTACATTCCCAAAACGACTGCCGCCGACTTCGATCCGGAAGCGGATTACGCCTATATCTGCATGAACAACACCATCTACGGCACCAAATACGCCGAGCTGCCGGACACCGGCAAGGTGCCGCTGGTCGCGGACGTGTCCTCCTGCATCCTCTCCGAGCCGCTGGATGTGTCCAAATTCGGTCTGGTTTTCGCGGGCGCGCAGAAAAACATGGGCCCGGCCGGCCTGACCGTCGTCATCGTCCGCGAGGATCTCATCGGCCACGCGCGTGATATCACCCCCACCATGTTCAACTACCAGACCCATGCCGACAACCGTTCCCTGTTCAACACCCCGCCGTGCTATGCCATCTATATCTGCATGCTGGTGCTGGAGTGGCTGGAGGAACTGGGCGGTCTGGAGGAAATGGCCAAGATCAACCGCAAAAAGGCGGGCATCCTGTATGATTTCCTCGACAATTCCAAGCTGTTCCGCGGCACGGTGGAAAAGGAATACCGTTCGCTGATGAACGTGCCGTTTGTCACCGGCAGCGACGAGCTGGACAAAAAGGCCGTCAAAGAAGCCGAAGCGGAAGGCTTCATCAACATCAAGGGCCACCGCACGGTGGGCGGCCTGCGCGCGAGCATCTACAACGCCATGCCGCTCGAGGGCGTGGAGAAACTGGTGGATTTCCTGGGCCGGTTCGAAAAAGCCAACAGCTGACCGGCTCCCGATAGAGAGGGGTTCTGGCAATGTATCAAATCAAGACCATCAACAAGATTTCCCCGTCGGGCCTCACGCGTTTTGCGCCCGGCGAATTCCAATATGGCGACGAGATCGAAAACCCGGATGCGTTCATCGTGCGTTCCGCTTCGCTGCACGAAGTGGAACTGCCCGCTTCGCTCAAAGCCATCGCGCGCGCCGGCGCCGGCGTGAACAACATCCCGGTGGACAAATGCAGCGAAGAAGGCATCGTGGTATTCAATACGCCGGGCGCCAACGCCAACGGCGTGAAGGAGCTGCTGATTGCCGCGCTTATCCTGTCTTCACGCAATGTGCTTGATGCGGTGGCTTGGGCCAAAACGCTCAAGGGCCAGGGCGCGGATGTGCCCAAGCTGGTTGAAAAAGGCAAGAAACAGTTCGTCGGTCCCGAGATCGCGGGCAAGAAGCTGGGTGTGATCGGTTTGGGCGCCATCGGCGTCAAGGTGGCCAACGCCGCGCACGCGCTGGGCATGGAGGTCTACGGTTACGATCCGTATCTGTCGGTGGAAGCGGCGTGGGGCATCTCCCAGGGCATCCATCACGCGGCCAGCCTGAACGTCATCTACGAGCAGTGCGATTACATCACCATTCACGTGCCGCTCACGCCCGAAACGCGCGGCACCTTCAACGCGGAATCCATCGCCGCCATGAAGAAAGGCGTGCGTCTGTTCAACCTCGCGCGCGGCGAGCTGGCCGTTCCGGCGGACATCGTCGAGGCGCTCAAGTCCGGCCAGGTGGCGTCTTATGTGGTGGATTTCCCGTGCGACGAGCTGCTGGATGTGCCGGGCGTCATCCCCATCCCGCATTTGGGTGCGTCCACGCCGGAATCCGAGGATAACTGCGCAGCTATGGCGGCGGACGAACTCATTGCGCTCCTCAAGACCGGCGCCATCCGCAATTCCATCAATTTCCCGAACGTGGATATGCCGCTTTCTTCGCCTGCACGCGTGACCGTCATCCATAAAAACGTGCCGAACATGCTCTCGCAGATTACGGCTTGCTTCGCCAACGCGGGCATCAATATTGACAACATCATCGACAAGTCCAAAAAAGAGATGGCCTACACCATCATCGATGCGGCGGACAAAAAACTGGATGCCGTGGCCGACGCCCTGCGCGCCGTGGACGGCGTTATCCGCGTACGCGTCATCTAACAGAACCGATCGCTCCGCAGTGGGCAGCCCGCCGCGGCATTGAAAAAACAGCCCTTTTCCGATTACCGGAAAAGGGCTGTTTTTGGCGCGCCAAAAACGCAAATCAACGCATCATATATTGTGCGTTCTGAACCAGTTCGCCCATGGCATGAAGCGCGCGGTTGGCGTTTTTCCGCACGTTGTTGCGCTTACGGCGGTCCATCGGCCAGCCGGCAATCATGCCTACGGCGGCTCCTGCCACTACCCCGGCGATGATGCCCTTGGTTACATTGGACATGGAATGCTGTGTCATGGTGTGTTCCCTTCCCTTTCCGAACCTTGCCGATATTTAAACGGTTGTACGCCTGCGGGAATCGGCCTGTGCAGGGTGCCGACTGAGACTTCAAAGCAAGCCCGGTTGCTTTGAATCGTTAGTAGTTTCCCCCATGTTTGTGAAAACATGATTTCTATTTGCTGGAAGCGCGCGCAACAAAAACGGCGGTGTTCCACGTGGAACACCGCCGTTTCGCCTGCACCTTTATTTTGCCGCCACGCCGGTGAGATTGTACCCGCCGGTGGCATAGAAGACAAAATGGTCGATACCTGCGGCTTTCAGGGCGGAGACCTCGGCGTTGACCGTATCCGCCGTAACGGTGCCGCTGCCGCTCACCGTACCCGCCTGGATAAACGGCACCATGTCGCCATATTTGGACGCATTCAACGTTTTCAGGCCCTGTGCGGCAGCGGAAACAGCCGCGCCGAAATCGCTGATCGGATTTGGAAGAGCGGTGCCGCCCACGGTCAGCCCGTCCAGGGAAACCGGTGTGAGCAGCGGGCTGACCGTATCCGCGCCGTAGCCGAACGGATCTTGATCCTGCCCCAGACTCGCCTGCCCGCTGCCGACCGCCGCGTTTGCCGGCAGCACCAGTGTGACGGTGCCGCCCGTGGTGTGGACTTTTTGCGTGACCGCCGCTACAAAGCTCTGGAGAGCGCTTTCCTTGGACGGCAGGTTGTCGCCGTACCATACGTGGTTCTGTGCGCCGGACGGGAACTGCACATTGTCCAGGTAAATCTGCTTGAAGCCCATGGAGGCTGCCTCGGCCGCCAGGTCGGTAAGATATTGCACTGTGGTGGCGGAATAGGGATTGAGCCAGCGGTTCCCGCTTTCATCCAGCCAGTTGGTGCTGTGGTTGCCGGCGTATTTCACCGCGGCATCCCGCATCACGGTGGGGGCCAGCGGGTCCTTGAAACAGCTGATACGCGCGGCGGGGGTCATCCCGCTTTGGGTGATGGCCTGCGCGATGGCGGCGCCGTCCAGCGCGCCCGAGGCAACGATGCCGTTGTTCTGCACCTCACTGATCTTGGACGCGTAGTGCAGAACACCGTCATCGCTTTTGAGCTCGGCAATGGCTGTGGTGACCCCTGCGCTTTTGGCGGCCTGCAGGGTCTGGCTGATGGTTGCGGTGGTGAGCGTGCCGCCCGGCAGGTAAATGCCACGCATGGCTGTGGCCGCTGCGGAAGAGGTTGAACCCGAGGAGGAGGACGGCTTGGAAGCGGCGTGGGATGCGGAGGATACGTGGGAAGCCGCACTTTCCACGGTCTTTCCCGCATCGCCTTTCAGTACCCGCTGCAGGGGCACATAGATATTCCAGCCGATGAAGACCAGTGCGGCGACCGCCACCACGATCAGAGCAGTCATGAGCGGGTTGCTCCCGCCCCGTTTGTGTCGCCGCCCGCTGGGATCGAATTGATAACGTTTTCTTGCCACTTTTATGCACCTCGTTTTGCACACGCCGATGCTGCGGACCATGTGCGCCTGTCCTGTATATTTTCACCGCGAAAAAGGCCCGTGACGATAGTTTCTCCTTGTTCGGAACGTGTATGCTCTGCCGTCCGCAATTGCGGAGGCAGGGCCGCGTTTTCAGGTATGAAAAAGCCGCCGAAAGGATAGCCTGACCGGGACGTGCACCCTGCGCGCGCGGATGGCTCTCCGGGCTTTTTTCCCATCCTTTATTCACCTCTTGCACACCGCCGCAAATTCAAATTATAATGTAGTAAGGATTTTTACAGAACATTGCGGTATGTGCCGGGGAGCAAGGGCCTGCCGCATTTCCGGCCGTTTGTCATCCCCTGATACAACGG
Proteins encoded in this region:
- a CDS encoding phosphoglycerate dehydrogenase; translated protein: MYQIKTINKISPSGLTRFAPGEFQYGDEIENPDAFIVRSASLHEVELPASLKAIARAGAGVNNIPVDKCSEEGIVVFNTPGANANGVKELLIAALILSSRNVLDAVAWAKTLKGQGADVPKLVEKGKKQFVGPEIAGKKLGVIGLGAIGVKVANAAHALGMEVYGYDPYLSVEAAWGISQGIHHAASLNVIYEQCDYITIHVPLTPETRGTFNAESIAAMKKGVRLFNLARGELAVPADIVEALKSGQVASYVVDFPCDELLDVPGVIPIPHLGASTPESEDNCAAMAADELIALLKTGAIRNSINFPNVDMPLSSPARVTVIHKNVPNMLSQITACFANAGINIDNIIDKSKKEMAYTIIDAADKKLDAVADALRAVDGVIRVRVI
- a CDS encoding [Fe-Fe] hydrogenase large subunit C-terminal domain-containing protein, with translation MEEYQEMSRRLQKATAEGRLQDEIDAIRASGSEKEKQQLDMLLHPENYPPVVRLEDCMCSTDHQAACEVSCLFEAIGRDRDGKLVITGDCVGCGQCVERCEQKALAGRKDLIPLLKLLRERSTPVYAMIAPAFSGQFTAEVTSGRLRTAFKRLGFYGMIEVALFADILTLKEALEFDQTIQSDEDFMLTSCCCPMWVALIKKGFSELIPHVPPSVSPMVACGRTIKKIHPEAKTVFIGPCIAKKAEARQPDVADAVDFVLTFDEVGQMFADAELDLPNLPEDMSDHSSTAGRIYARTGGVSQAVQATLDRLRPDHKIPLRAIQADGIVACKQLLADLKDGKIKANFMEGMGCKGGCVGGPKSLLPKEEATGHVNAYGEQAGYATPADNPYVLEILRRLGFDTIESLLERDNTFIREF
- the serC gene encoding 3-phosphoserine/phosphohydroxythreonine transaminase, producing the protein MNSRVYNFSAGPSMLPEPVLSRAASEMLNYQGSGQSVMEMSHRSKVFDGIIVRCEELLRKVLGIPSNYKVLFLQGGASSQFAMIPLNLMNGSGKADYILTGQWATKAQKEAARYGDARVVASSKDKTFTYIPKTTAADFDPEADYAYICMNNTIYGTKYAELPDTGKVPLVADVSSCILSEPLDVSKFGLVFAGAQKNMGPAGLTVVIVREDLIGHARDITPTMFNYQTHADNRSLFNTPPCYAIYICMLVLEWLEELGGLEEMAKINRKKAGILYDFLDNSKLFRGTVEKEYRSLMNVPFVTGSDELDKKAVKEAEAEGFINIKGHRTVGGLRASIYNAMPLEGVEKLVDFLGRFEKANS
- a CDS encoding putative glycoside hydrolase, whose product is MARKRYQFDPSGRRHKRGGSNPLMTALIVVAVAALVFIGWNIYVPLQRVLKGDAGKTVESAASHVSSASHAASKPSSSSGSTSSAAATAMRGIYLPGGTLTTATISQTLQAAKSAGVTTAIAELKSDDGVLHYASKISEVQNNGIVASGALDGAAIAQAITQSGMTPAARISCFKDPLAPTVMRDAAVKYAGNHSTNWLDESGNRWLNPYSATTVQYLTDLAAEAASMGFKQIYLDNVQFPSGAQNHVWYGDNLPSKESALQSFVAAVTQKVHTTGGTVTLVLPANAAVGSGQASLGQDQDPFGYGADTVSPLLTPVSLDGLTVGGTALPNPISDFGAAVSAAAQGLKTLNASKYGDMVPFIQAGTVSGSGTVTADTVNAEVSALKAAGIDHFVFYATGGYNLTGVAAK